A genomic region of Cotesia glomerata isolate CgM1 linkage group LG9, MPM_Cglom_v2.3, whole genome shotgun sequence contains the following coding sequences:
- the LOC123271368 gene encoding CD63 antigen-like — protein MKRREKSTDDEDESEVDEESESEESEASYKKYYFLGIPVYKLSYKRLPKKCLRVSFFTINAAVFLAGISAVVISMWMLADSKLMLRLTAQKLFVTILLIIGALSAILALVGIIAFTKKKRKFITIYIVCHSLSLCVIFICSVMSTSVFERITTKIREEMTATIIKYHSLDWVTEAWDNTQQYLKCCGIKSYKDWGEYMMEIPQSCCSKLMERCLQMSPDVAYKSGCLKNAYLMLKSNVDTVTIAILFISFTTGISLFLAVGLKKKLKARMDY, from the exons ATGAAACGACGTGAAAAATCAACGGACGACGAAGATGAGTCGGAAGTCGACGAGGAATCCGAGAGCGAAGAATCTGAGGCCTCTTACAAGAAATATTACTTTCTGGGAATCCCGGTTTATAAATTATCCTACAAGCGGCTGCCGAAGAAATGTTTGCGGGTCTCTTTTTTCACTATCAACGCCGCGGTCTtt tTGGCAGGAATATCCGCGGTTGTTATCTCAATGTGGATGTTAGCAGACAGTAAGTTAATGTTGCGTCTAACCGCTCAAAAATTGTTCGTGACAATTCTTCTGATAATTGGAGCGCTATCGGCCATCTTGGCGCTCGTCGGAATTATAGCGTTTACGAAAAAGaagagaaaatttataactatt tacatTGTATGCCATTCATTGTCCTTGTGCGTCATTTTTATCTGCTCAGTAATGAGCACGTCAGTTTTCGAACGCATTACTACAAAAATTCGCGAAGAAATGACCGcgactattattaaatatcattcTTTAGATTGGGTCACCGAGGCTTGGGATAATACTCAGcaatat TTAAAGTGCTGTGGAATAAAATCTTACAAAGACTGGGGAGAATATATGATGGAAATTCCTCAAAGTTGCTGTTCTAAATTAATGGAAcga tgtcTTCAAATGTCTCCAGACGTGGCGTATAAATCAGGTTGCTTGAAAAATGCTTACCTGATGTTGAAATCAAATGTTGATACCGTGACAATAGCGatactttttatttcatttactacG ggGATTAGTTTATTTTTGGCGGTAggattaaagaagaaattaaaagcaCGGATGGATTATTGa